The Mycobacterium seoulense genomic interval GCGCGGTGCCGCCGTGCAGCGCGAAGGGCACGTCGCTGCCCAGCCGGGCGGCGAGCATGCGCAGGTCGCGGCGGGGCACGTTGAGTTCCCACAGCGAGTTCATGGCGACCAACACGGCCGCCGCATCGGCGCTGCCACCGGCCATCCCGCCGGCCACCGGGATGGATTTGTCGATCATGATCGAGACGTCGGGCGCCCGGCCGACGTGTTCGGCCATGAGCTCGGCGGCCTGCCAGGCCAGATTGCGCTCGTCGGTGGGCAGTTTGTCGGCGCCCTCGCCCACGAGCTCGAGCGACAGCACGTCGGCGTTGCGGACGGTCACCTCGTCGAGCAGCGAGACGGCCTGGAAGACGGTCGTCAGCTCGTGATAGCCGTCCTCGCGGCGGTCGCCCACCGCCAGATACAGGTTGACCTTCCCGGGAACGCGGACGGTGACCGACCCGGTGGGCACCCACTGGGCGGCGGTATTGCCGTCAGTCATCGTCACCCACCGCAGCAGACTATCGCTGCGACCGGCCAACTACACGCAGCGCCGCCGCAGTCAGCTCGGCGACGGCTGTTCTTCGGTCGCGGTCGGGCCGGCCGGGGTGGCGGTGTCGGCCGATTCGGTCGATCGGCGCAACAGCCGCACGAAGTCGTCGATGGACAGCGTCTCGCCGCGGCGGGCCGGGTCGATGCTGGCGGCCAGCAGCCGGTTCGCCGACTCGTTGCCCGAGCCGGCCCATTCCATGAACGCGTTGCGGACCGTCTTGCGCCGCTGCGCGAACGCGATGTCCACCAACCGGAACACCTGGCGACGGAACGCCTCGTCGGTGGGCCACTGCGCAGCGGTGTGCCGGTCGATGCGGACGAGCCCCGAATAGACGCGGGGAATCGGCCAGAAGACGGTTGGCGACACCATGCCACACCGCCGAACCGCTCCGAAGAAGCGGACCTTGACGCTGGGGACGCCGTAATCCTTGCCGCCGGGCTCGGCGGCAAGACGCTCGGCCACCTCCGCCTGCACCATGACGGTCACGGTCCGGATGGACGGGAACTCGGCGAGCAGGTGCAGCAGCGCCGGCACGGCCACGTTGTAGGGCAGGTTGGCCACGACCGCGTTGGGCTGGGCGGCCAACTCGTCGGCGCGCAGGGTCAAGACGTCGCGGTTGAGCACGGTGAGCCGCTGGATTTCGCTGTGCGAATGCTCGGCGACGGTCTGCGGCAGGCGGTCGGCCAGCACGGGGTCGATTTCGACGGCGGTGACGGTGGCGCCGCGGTCGAGCAGTGCCAGCGTCAGTGAGCCCAGGCCGGGTCCGACCTCGAGGACGTGGTCGGTCCGGCCGATCCCGGAAGTCGAGACGATCCGGCGGACGGTATTGGCATCGTGGACGAAGTTCTGGCCGAGGGATTTTCGTGGCCGGAAGTCAAGCTCTCTGGCAAGCCGCCTGATCTCGGTGCGACCGAGCAGCCGGATGGTCAGTTGGCACCGGCTCTTCCGCTGCACACCGGCCAGGCGCCCCAGCCCTGGCGCTCCCGGGTCACCTCGGCGATGGCGATCTGCTCTTCTCGCGTGGCCAGGTCGGCGCGCGAAGCGAACCGCAGCCCACCGTTGCGCTCCCAGGTGCCCTGGTCGAACTGCACGCCGCCGTAATAGCCGTTGCCCGTGTTGATCGCCCAGTTGCCGCCGGCCTCGCAGCCCGCGATCGCGTCCCAGATGGATCCGTTGGTCACCGGCGGAACATCGGTGCCCGGCTTGGTGCCCACCCGCACCACGGCGTCGCGGGCCGGGGTGATCACGGTGTTGGCGATCGGCAACCGGCCGGCCTCGACGCCGTTGACGGTGGCCACCGCGAAGGTCACGTCCTGGGTGCCCGGGCTGCCCGGGTCCTCGACCACCTGGCGGCTCATGTTCATGTCCGGGTCCTCGACCCGACGGGCGTTCGGCGGCAGCGGCATGCGCTCGGTGACCCGCTGAATCCGGTTGCGGGTCACCTGGATCTCCATGCCGTCGACGATCGGCGACGTCGCGCTCGGCACCGCCTGATCGCCCTCGAGGAGCGGTGCCCCGGCGGCGTTCAGCAGGCTGGCGACGTTCGGTGCCGGCAGGTGGACCGTGCGCGGCACGCCGCCGTCGTTGATGCGGACCGTCTTCGCGCTGACGACGGGCAGTGCCATCCCCGCCAGCGGGACCCGGCTGCCGCGGGAGGCCGCCGCCGGGGCGGTGTCGGTCATGGCGAGTTGGGCCAGCGCCTCGTCGACGGTCGATGCCGTCGTCCACATCTGTTTGGTGTCATGGCCGTCCAGCGAGATCTGCAGCGGCCGGCTGCGACGCAGCACGATGTTGGCGGCGTCGTGCACCTTGACGTCCCCGGCGGGGTACAGGTCGTCGCGATCGTCGACGGCGAAGCCGTTCTCCTGCACGATGTCGATGACCCGCGACTTCATCGTCGTGACCCGCATGGCGATACCGTCAACGGTCAACGTGACCGTTTTGCACGCCGAGACCGCGAATCCACCGGCGAACGCCAGGACTACCAGCAAGCCTCCGACGACGAGCCGCAACATCGGAGACGGCGTCTGATGAAGTTTTGTCAATACAGTCAACGCGCGTCTATCCCGACCACAGCAAGCACCCCAACGACCTATTCGGCACCAAACGACAAATTAGGGCCCGTAGGCCCCACCCTTTCGATCACAAGACGGTAACGAACCGGCCAATGTTGAGCAACTCCTGCGCGACCTTGTTAACGGAATCGCCCGGCTCGGCGGCCTAACCGGGAGCCAGTCCGTATACCCGCCGGGCGTTGCCCGTGGTGGCCTGCGCCAGCTCTTCGGCCGGACGACCCATCAGTTCAGCGACCGCCCGCACAGTATAAGGAAGGCAGTACGGCTCGTTGGGCGACCCGCGGTAGGGATGCGGCGTCAAGAAGGGCGCATCGGTCTCCACCAGAAGCTGCTGCAGGGGTATCAACGGAATGGCGTCCCGCAGCTCGCGGGCGTTGCGGAAACTCGCCGTCCCGGACAGGCTGAGCAGCCACCCGGCGTCCACGCATCGCCGGGCCATCGCGGCGCCCGACGAGAAGCAGTGGAAGATCACCGCGTCGGGGGCGCCCTCGGCGGCCAACACGTCGAGCACCTCGACATCGGCCTCGCGGTTGTGGATCATCAGCGGTTTTCCGCACCGCTTTGCCAGGTCGATATGCCAGGCGAAGGCGTCGCGCTGCGTGCCCGGCTGCGCGCACCCGTCGAGGCGGCCGGGCCAATACAGGTCCAGCCCGGTCTCGCCGACGGCCACCACCCGCGGATGCGCCGCCAGTCGCTCGATCTCGGTACGCGCGTCGTCGTCCAGCGCGTCGGCGCGGGTCGGATGCAGTCCCACCGCGGCGTACACCCGCGGATCCCATTCGGCGGCGCGTGTCACCCAGCGCGCCGAATCCAGGTCGTCGGCGATGGTGACCACCGCGCCCACCCCGACCGCCGCGGCGCGGTCCACGATGGCGCGCACGTCCCCGGCGTCTCGCGCGCCGCAGGCGTCGAGGTGGGTGTGGGCGTCGATGAGGGGCGCCAGCGGTTCAGGCGCGGGCGGCGCTTCTCGTTCACCAGAGCGGTTGGAACTCACGGCCACACAATAGGGTGGACTCTCGATGAGGCCCTACTACGTCACCACGGCGATCACGTACCCCAACGGTGATCCGCACGTCGGGCATGCCTACGAGTACATCGCCACCGACGCCATCGCCCGGTTCAAGCGGCTGGACGGGTTCGACGTGCGATTCCTGACCGGGACCGACGAGCATGGCCTCAAGATGGTCGAGACGGCCGCGGCCGAGGGCATTCCCACCGCGGAGCTGGCGCGGCGCAACTCCGACGCGTTCCAGCGCCTGCAGGAGCGGCTGAACATCTCGTTCGACCGGTTCATCCGCACCACCGACCCGGACCACCACGAGGCCTCCAAGGCGATCTGGCGGCGGATGCAGGCCGCCGGGGACATTTACCTGGACACCTACTCGGGCTGGTATTCGGTGCGCGACGAGCGGTTCTTCGTCGAATCCGAAACCGCGCTCGTCGACGGGACCCGGATCGCCGTCGAAACCGGGACCCCGGTGACCTGGACCGAGGAGCAGACCTACTTCTTCCGGCTGTCGGCGTATGCCGACAAGCTGCTGGCCCACTACGACGCCAACCCGGATTTCATCGGGCCCGAGGTGCGCCGCAACGAAGTTGTCAGCTTCGTCTCCGGCGGGCTGCGCGATTTGTCGATCTCGCGCACCTCGTTCGACTGGGGCGTGAAGGTGCCCGGGCATCCCGATCACGTCATGTACGTCTGGGTGGACGCGCTGACCAACTACCTGACCGGCGTCGGCTACCCGGACACCGAATCCGAGCTGTTCCGCCGCTACTGGCCGGCCGACTTGCACATGATCGGCAAGGACATCATCCGATTCCACACCGTGTACTGGCCGGCTTTTCTGATGTCGGCCGGGATCGAATTGCCGCGCAGGGTTTTCGCGCACGGATTCCTGCTCAACCGTGGGCAGAAGATGAGCAAGTCGGTGGGCAACATCGTCGACCCGGTCGCCCTGATCGACACGTTCGGAGTGGACCAGCTCCGCTACTTCCTGCTGCGGGAGGTGCCGTTCGGTCAGGACGGCAGCTACACCGAAGACGCCATCGTCACGCGGATCAACGCCGACCTGGCCAACGAGCTCGGCAACCTGGCCCAGCGGTCGTTGTCCATGGTGGCCAAGAACCTGGGTGGGGTCGTTCCCGAACCGGGTGAGCTGACGGGCGCGGACGCGGATCTGCTGGCGACGGCCGACGGATTGCTGGAGCGGGTGCGGGCCAGTTTCGACGGGCAGGCCATGCATCTGGCGCTGGAAGCGATCTGGCTGATGCTCGGCGAGGCGAACAAGTACTTTTCTGCCCAACAGCCGTGGGTGTTGCGCAAAAGCGAGTCCGAAGCGGACCAACTCCGGTTCCGGACCGTCCTGTACACCACGTGCGAGGCGGTCCGCATTGCGGCCCTGCTCGTCCAGCCCGTCATGCCCGACTCCGCCGGCAAGCTGCTCGACCTGCTCGGACAGGCGGCGGACCAACGGGCGTTCGACGCCGTCGGCGCGCGCCTGGCCCCGGGCACGAAGCTGCCGCCGCCCAGCGGCGTGTTCCCCCGTCACCAGCTTCCCGACGGGGAGTGAACGGCCCCGGGCACCGGAATGAGGTGACCGGAAAAAGTACCCGGGCGCGAACATTCATATCCGCATCTGCGCAAAGGCCTCGTGTATAGCCTATGTTATGGGCCATAATCGGCCGGTGGAGCGACGACGCAATCGGCAACAGAGCGACTCGCCGATGACGGCCTTGAAGCAGCTGCCTGCGCTGGTTGTGCTGGAGCGCATTCCGATCCCGGTGCTTGCCATCGAGAATGACG includes:
- the metG gene encoding methionine--tRNA ligase; this translates as MRPYYVTTAITYPNGDPHVGHAYEYIATDAIARFKRLDGFDVRFLTGTDEHGLKMVETAAAEGIPTAELARRNSDAFQRLQERLNISFDRFIRTTDPDHHEASKAIWRRMQAAGDIYLDTYSGWYSVRDERFFVESETALVDGTRIAVETGTPVTWTEEQTYFFRLSAYADKLLAHYDANPDFIGPEVRRNEVVSFVSGGLRDLSISRTSFDWGVKVPGHPDHVMYVWVDALTNYLTGVGYPDTESELFRRYWPADLHMIGKDIIRFHTVYWPAFLMSAGIELPRRVFAHGFLLNRGQKMSKSVGNIVDPVALIDTFGVDQLRYFLLREVPFGQDGSYTEDAIVTRINADLANELGNLAQRSLSMVAKNLGGVVPEPGELTGADADLLATADGLLERVRASFDGQAMHLALEAIWLMLGEANKYFSAQQPWVLRKSESEADQLRFRTVLYTTCEAVRIAALLVQPVMPDSAGKLLDLLGQAADQRAFDAVGARLAPGTKLPPPSGVFPRHQLPDGE
- a CDS encoding TatD family hydrolase, whose protein sequence is MAVSSNRSGEREAPPAPEPLAPLIDAHTHLDACGARDAGDVRAIVDRAAAVGVGAVVTIADDLDSARWVTRAAEWDPRVYAAVGLHPTRADALDDDARTEIERLAAHPRVVAVGETGLDLYWPGRLDGCAQPGTQRDAFAWHIDLAKRCGKPLMIHNREADVEVLDVLAAEGAPDAVIFHCFSSGAAMARRCVDAGWLLSLSGTASFRNARELRDAIPLIPLQQLLVETDAPFLTPHPYRGSPNEPYCLPYTVRAVAELMGRPAEELAQATTGNARRVYGLAPG
- the rsmA gene encoding 16S rRNA (adenine(1518)-N(6)/adenine(1519)-N(6))-dimethyltransferase RsmA, whose translation is MAGVQRKSRCQLTIRLLGRTEIRRLARELDFRPRKSLGQNFVHDANTVRRIVSTSGIGRTDHVLEVGPGLGSLTLALLDRGATVTAVEIDPVLADRLPQTVAEHSHSEIQRLTVLNRDVLTLRADELAAQPNAVVANLPYNVAVPALLHLLAEFPSIRTVTVMVQAEVAERLAAEPGGKDYGVPSVKVRFFGAVRRCGMVSPTVFWPIPRVYSGLVRIDRHTAAQWPTDEAFRRQVFRLVDIAFAQRRKTVRNAFMEWAGSGNESANRLLAASIDPARRGETLSIDDFVRLLRRSTESADTATPAGPTATEEQPSPS
- a CDS encoding resuscitation-promoting factor, encoding MTVLTKLHQTPSPMLRLVVGGLLVVLAFAGGFAVSACKTVTLTVDGIAMRVTTMKSRVIDIVQENGFAVDDRDDLYPAGDVKVHDAANIVLRRSRPLQISLDGHDTKQMWTTASTVDEALAQLAMTDTAPAAASRGSRVPLAGMALPVVSAKTVRINDGGVPRTVHLPAPNVASLLNAAGAPLLEGDQAVPSATSPIVDGMEIQVTRNRIQRVTERMPLPPNARRVEDPDMNMSRQVVEDPGSPGTQDVTFAVATVNGVEAGRLPIANTVITPARDAVVRVGTKPGTDVPPVTNGSIWDAIAGCEAGGNWAINTGNGYYGGVQFDQGTWERNGGLRFASRADLATREEQIAIAEVTRERQGWGAWPVCSGRAGAN
- a CDS encoding 4-(cytidine 5'-diphospho)-2-C-methyl-D-erythritol kinase, with product MTMTDGNTAAQWVPTGSVTVRVPGKVNLYLAVGDRREDGYHELTTVFQAVSLLDEVTVRNADVLSLELVGEGADKLPTDERNLAWQAAELMAEHVGRAPDVSIMIDKSIPVAGGMAGGSADAAAVLVAMNSLWELNVPRRDLRMLAARLGSDVPFALHGGTALGTGRGEELATVLSRNTFHWVLAFADGELLTPSVFGELDRLREAGDPPRLAGPGPVLGALAAGDPEQLASLLGNEMQAAAVSLDPRLRRTLRAGVEAGALAGIVSGSGPTCAFLCSSAASAVDVGTEVSGAGVCRTVRVASGPVAGARVVPAPTEV